The genomic interval AAATCGTCCGATCTCTGCGATAATCTCGCACGTATGCGCAGTGTCATTCATGAATGCAAGGACCGCCGCGCCGTAAGCATATGCTGACAAAAGAACGCCATGATGCCATCGTCCGATACGTCAAACGTCAGAAGTATGTATCGACGAAACAGGTCGTATCGCTCCTCAATGCGAGCGAGGCCACCGTGCGCCGCG from Spirochaetota bacterium carries:
- a CDS encoding DeoR family transcriptional regulator; this encodes MLTKERHDAIVRYVKRQKYVSTKQVVSLLNASEATVRRDFQELEARGLIRRMHGGIEYASDTGRGERIEEAPIDV